One stretch of Gammaproteobacteria bacterium DNA includes these proteins:
- the lpxC gene encoding UDP-3-O-acyl-N-acetylglucosamine deacetylase, with protein MIRQRTLKNTIRATGVGLHTGKKVYLTLKPAPVDCGIVFRRVDLDEPVEIQARADNVGDTRLSSTLVKGDVRVSTVEHLLSALAGLGIDNIYIELSASEVPIMDGSAGPFVFLLQSAGVAEQDAAKKFIRITQPVQVEEGDKWARFEPYNGFKINFKIDFKHPAFQACQEATIDFSTTSFVKEVSRARTFGFMREIELLRQNQLALGGSMDNAIVVDDYRVLNEDGLRYEDEFVKHKMLDAIGDLYLLGHSLIGSFSGYKSGHALNNKLLLTLLENESSWETVTFDDKKDSPIAFSEPSLAFQQ; from the coding sequence ATGATTAGACAACGAACACTAAAAAATACCATCCGAGCAACGGGTGTTGGGCTGCACACAGGAAAGAAGGTCTACTTGACCCTCAAACCTGCTCCTGTAGATTGCGGCATCGTTTTTCGCCGTGTCGACCTGGACGAACCGGTTGAAATACAGGCGCGTGCCGATAACGTGGGCGATACCCGGCTATCATCAACGCTGGTCAAGGGTGATGTAAGAGTCTCGACCGTGGAGCACCTCCTGTCGGCCTTAGCAGGGCTTGGTATCGATAACATCTATATCGAATTGAGTGCTTCAGAAGTGCCGATTATGGATGGCAGTGCCGGGCCATTTGTTTTTCTATTGCAATCTGCGGGTGTAGCAGAGCAGGATGCGGCCAAGAAATTTATTCGGATCACGCAGCCCGTTCAAGTCGAAGAGGGTGATAAATGGGCGCGTTTTGAGCCCTACAACGGCTTTAAAATTAATTTTAAAATCGACTTCAAACACCCCGCTTTTCAAGCGTGCCAAGAGGCCACTATCGATTTCTCCACCACCTCATTCGTGAAAGAAGTGAGTCGGGCACGCACCTTCGGCTTTATGCGCGAAATCGAACTGTTGCGTCAAAACCAGCTAGCGCTGGGCGGCAGCATGGATAATGCGATTGTTGTGGATGATTATCGAGTATTAAATGAAGATGGCTTGCGCTACGAAGATGAGTTTGTAAAGCATAAAATGCTCGATGCCATCGGTGATCTATACCTGCTTGGGCACAGCTTGATTGGTTCATTTTCAGGATACAAATCAGGCCATGCCCTCAATAACAAACTACTGCTGACACTGCTGGAAAATGAATCCAGCTGGGAAACAGTAACCTTTGACGATAAGAAAGACTCCCCCATCGCTTTCTCAGAGCCCAGCTTAGCCTTTCAGCAATAA